A window of the Dyadobacter pollutisoli genome harbors these coding sequences:
- a CDS encoding circadian clock KaiB family protein, with amino-acid sequence MNETNDIALFGESPEKQKDFVLRLFITGASVNSSRAVSNVRDICEKYLVNNYSLDIIDVYQQHTIAENEQIIALPLLIKSSPLPEKRLIGDMSDTKKVLKGLGITTTA; translated from the coding sequence ATGAACGAAACCAATGATATAGCTCTTTTTGGTGAGAGCCCGGAAAAACAGAAAGACTTTGTTTTACGCCTTTTCATTACCGGTGCGTCTGTTAATTCCAGCCGCGCCGTGAGCAACGTGCGCGACATTTGTGAAAAATACCTGGTGAACAATTACTCACTGGACATCATTGACGTTTATCAGCAGCATACCATAGCGGAAAATGAGCAGATCATCGCCCTGCCCTTGCTGATCAAGAGCTCGCCACTGCCCGAAAAACGTTTGATAGGAGACATGTCTGATACTAAAAAAGTACTCAAGGGTCTCGGAATAACAACTACTGCCTAA
- a CDS encoding circadian clock KaiB family protein: METTTEIWELRLYIAGKTAKSVAALSNLKRYCEEHLKDKYVIEVIDLLVQPQLAEGDQIFAIPTLVKKVPEPIRKIIGDLSNEEKVLVGLNIRPAAIVE, translated from the coding sequence ATGGAAACGACCACTGAAATATGGGAACTGCGATTGTACATAGCCGGAAAGACTGCCAAATCGGTAGCGGCATTGAGCAATCTGAAAAGATATTGTGAAGAGCACTTAAAGGATAAATATGTCATCGAAGTGATTGATTTGCTGGTACAGCCGCAATTGGCCGAGGGAGATCAAATTTTTGCGATTCCGACGCTGGTAAAAAAAGTACCAGAGCCAATCCGGAAAATAATAGGAGATCTGTCAAATGAAGAAAAGGTCCTGGTCGGGCTAAACATCCGCCCTGCGGCCATAGTAGAATGA